The window ATGCCATCCTAGTGGACATATTTTATGAGCATTGTTTACTGCATACCAATTATACAACCTACCATATGTAGAAGAATTGGAAGGGGTATTATTATAATCACTATATGCGCCTGTTGTTAAGTTATTCCATCCTGAATTATCTGTTACTAAAGGTATTAGAGTTCCATCGTTATATTTGGTGGTATTAAGGTTTTCTAACAACCAAACTTGTGTTCCTATAGTAACAATATGGTAAATATTGCCATCAATGTCGGTCTCTGTTAATCCCGTTGTAAGTGATACTTCATTACCGTATGCTGTTCCTGCGCTATTTATTGCATAGGACCTAACATAGTAAATGGTATTACCTGATAAACCTGTTATGGTGCCAGAAAAACTTCCAGCCCCACCTGCCATAGATTTTTTATAGTTTGAAACGGTTGGTGTTTGGCTGGTACTCCAACATACACCTCTTTCTGTTACTGATGCTCCTCCGTCAGAAGTAATATTACCGCCACAAACTGCTGTAGTTGCCGTAATAACTGTAATATTAGATGTTGTCAACTCAGATACTTTTGCTGTTGGATTGTTGTCATCTTTTTTATTTTTCTTACAACTACTCGCAAAAACCAATAAAGTGCCCATTATATATAATGAGCATAGCCAAATTTTGTTTTTATTTCTCATATTAGTTTGATTTAAAAAGGTTATACTATATTTTATTCTTATTTTCAAAATAAATTGTCAAAACAAATATTATATGATTAACAAATATACAAAAGATAATTCATAAGTCAACAGCATATTAGAATTCGCTGGAATATCTTTAGAATTCGTTTAAATTTATTTAGAATTCGTTATTTTTTTAAAAATAACAAATAACCAGTATGGTTTTTTAGGAGAAATAAATGCATTAAATATATCGCATAAAAAAGCCCAAACATTAAATTTATAATCATATTCAAATTGAAATTCACAGTTTGGGCACATTGTTTTTCTTTCATTCTTTTTAGTCCAATAATAAGGAATAAAAGATTCGATAGGCGAAATTTTTTGTTTTATATTTTGTATATATTTATTGTATTTTCTAATTTTTCTACCATAAGAAAAACTTTTTATTATAGTATATTCCGGAAACAACTTTACAAAATCGTTAATGGAAAAATTCCTTAAATGATATGAGCGATTGTAGATATAATCACATTTTGGACACCTTACTATTGTTTTATTTATATTTTCATTATCTGGAACTGTAATATAAATATATTTTCTTGAAATACGTTTAAGCTCTTCAATTGTTTTATAAAAAGTTTCGTCTTCCAAATGTTCTAATAAT of the Bacteroidales bacterium genome contains:
- a CDS encoding fibrobacter succinogenes major paralogous domain-containing protein, whose translation is MGTLLVFASSCKKNKKDDNNPTAKVSELTTSNITVITATTAVCGGNITSDGGASVTERGVCWSTSQTPTVSNYKKSMAGGAGSFSGTITGLSGNTIYYVRSYAINSAGTAYGNEVSLTTGLTETDIDGNIYHIVTIGTQVWLLENLNTTKYNDGTLIPLVTDNSGWNNLTTGAYSDYNNTPSNSSTYGRLYNWYAVNNAHKICPLGWHVPSDAEWTTLETYLGISSAGGKLKEAGTIHWTSPNVGATNETGFTALPGGSRYPNGSFNNIGNYANWWTATDSDISNAFHRNTYYNLSTVSYTEIG
- a CDS encoding class I SAM-dependent methyltransferase, which codes for MDNKTFYELYDWNNLTQLDLNDKIKKILQTIPDDTNNILDVGCGNGIITNMLAEKFSVVGVDRSKKALSYLKTKTILASSDNIPVENESFDLVFSSELLEHLEDETFYKTIEELKRISRKYIYITVPDNENINKTIVRCPKCDYIYNRSYHLRNFSINDFVKLFPEYTIIKSFSYGRKIRKYNKYIQNIKQKISPIESFIPYYWTKKNERKTMCPNCEFQFEYDYKFNVWAFLCDIFNAFISPKKPYWLFVIFKKITNSK